CACATTTTGCATTGTGCAAAGTATAATGAAATCGGAGGTGGGCGCATGTACGGCGCTAGAATTCGAGAGCTTCGCAAACGACGCGGTTGGACGATGAAGCAGCTGGGGCAGCGCCTCGAGCTGGCCGAATCGACGATCTCCGGTTATGAAAACGAAATCCGCCGGCCCGACATGGACGCGCTTCTGCAATTCGCCGAGCTGTTCGACGTGTCCGTCGATTACTTGCTCGGCCGCGAACGCATGTCTTCCGCCGCTCCTTCGGGTCCCCCGCAGGCGGCCGCTCTCCGCGAGAGCGCGACGCCGTATTACGCGGCGATTCGGGACGGGCAGATCGAATCGCTTACGGAGGAGGAAGCCGCGCATCTTCGCGATTCGCTGGAGATGTTCCGGCTGTG
The nucleotide sequence above comes from Paenibacillus antri. Encoded proteins:
- a CDS encoding helix-turn-helix domain-containing protein — encoded protein: MYGARIRELRKRRGWTMKQLGQRLELAESTISGYENEIRRPDMDALLQFAELFDVSVDYLLGRERMSSAAPSGPPQAAALRESATPYYAAIRDGQIESLTEEEAAHLRDSLEMFRLWKANRPSGSE